A genomic stretch from Halococcus saccharolyticus DSM 5350 includes:
- a CDS encoding DUF5822 domain-containing protein, producing MPELVETTDPEGVDYGWVMQTTFVLTIAVGAPVVAVLSFGTPLDTWNARLSFAVRVGAVVWVLVAVAVYGYARRTTEEPADQ from the coding sequence GTGCCGGAGCTCGTCGAGACCACCGACCCCGAGGGGGTGGATTACGGCTGGGTCATGCAGACCACGTTCGTGCTCACGATCGCGGTGGGCGCGCCCGTCGTGGCCGTCCTCTCATTCGGCACGCCGCTCGACACGTGGAACGCGCGTCTCTCTTTTGCGGTCCGGGTCGGTGCGGTCGTCTGGGTGCTCGTCGCAGTAGCGGTCTACGGCTACGCACGTCGGACGACCGAGGAGCCGGCGGATCAGTAG
- a CDS encoding LLM class flavin-dependent oxidoreductase — protein sequence MDLSIVDLAPIPEDGTATEAFVNTVERAQHAEALGYSRFWVAEHHDFTDRLASTTPEVLIPHIAAKTDEIRVGSGTVLLNHYSPYKVAESFGVLDALAPDRIDLGLGRATGNPVSDRALQEDRSQQRRSDDHAEKIDEVAAHLYDGFDDEHPFDDLSIARSRDSVPDVWVLGSSPSSAAIAGELGLRYCFASFIRPGPAVSAFETYRDRFEPSQYGAGPEEPTGALAVNVTCAATDEEAARRRATAEASRQRLQRGELDKPPIRSADKAIEELGRVPEPTPTPIEPGEWPRQISGSPSTVRELLETMTDQVGVDEVVIQNQIADPDNVLESHDLLADAFDLTPR from the coding sequence ATGGATCTCTCGATCGTCGATCTCGCACCGATACCGGAGGATGGCACGGCAACCGAGGCGTTCGTGAACACCGTCGAGCGCGCCCAGCACGCCGAAGCACTCGGCTACTCGCGCTTCTGGGTGGCCGAACACCACGATTTCACCGACCGGCTCGCGAGCACCACGCCCGAGGTGCTCATTCCCCACATCGCCGCGAAAACCGACGAGATCCGGGTGGGCTCCGGAACGGTGCTGCTCAACCATTACAGCCCGTACAAGGTAGCGGAATCGTTCGGCGTGCTCGACGCGCTCGCACCCGACCGTATCGATCTGGGACTCGGGCGAGCAACGGGGAACCCCGTCAGCGATCGCGCGTTGCAGGAAGATCGGAGCCAGCAGCGCCGGAGCGACGACCACGCCGAGAAGATCGACGAGGTCGCGGCCCACCTCTACGACGGGTTCGACGACGAGCATCCGTTCGACGACCTCTCGATCGCCCGTTCGCGTGACAGCGTTCCCGACGTGTGGGTGCTGGGATCGAGCCCGTCGAGTGCCGCCATCGCGGGCGAGTTGGGACTGCGGTACTGTTTCGCGTCGTTCATCAGACCCGGCCCCGCGGTCAGCGCGTTCGAGACCTATCGCGACCGGTTCGAACCCTCCCAGTATGGAGCCGGGCCGGAGGAACCGACGGGAGCGCTCGCGGTGAACGTCACCTGTGCCGCAACGGACGAGGAAGCAGCCCGGCGACGCGCGACCGCCGAAGCGTCCCGACAGCGACTCCAGCGCGGCGAGCTCGACAAGCCGCCGATCCGGTCGGCCGACAAGGCGATTGAAGAACTCGGGCGGGTGCCCGAGCCGACGCCGACCCCGATCGAACCCGGCGAGTGGCCCCGCCAGATCTCGGGCAGTCCGTCGACGGTGCGGGAACTGCTGGAGACGATGACCGACCAGGTCGGTGTCGACGAGGTCGTGATCCAGAACCAGATCGCCGACCCCGACAACGTCCTGGAATCACACGACCTGCTCGCCGACGCGTTCGATCTCACTCCACGATAG